The sequence below is a genomic window from Sparus aurata chromosome 6, fSpaAur1.1, whole genome shotgun sequence.
AAGACATTATAATCTagacaatacaaaataaaacaaaacattaataagCATAAGCCTTGGAGCATACAGCTAGCCCTTTAATCGTGAAGGGTTAACCAAAATTAGTTGCATTAGTGTTGCAAACCACCTATAGCCCTCGAGCCAAAACTAAGACCAACAGGGATAGATGTGgcacaaatatcaaaatgtagctgctgctgccaccactGACACAAAACAATTACACAGGGAACACTGTTTCCTTTTGTCATTGCTGCTCAGTCAAATCTTCATCAGGTACAAAACAGCTCCTGCAAACATCTCACGGCATTTGCATAACTCAAAAATGATATAATCTGCAATAGGACAACCATATATCTTCACAAAACAATGAAGTGATCATCGATCACATGTGTCAACATTTAGCAAAACAGTAAACAGTCAGACAGAACcttaaatcacttttttttagaaataaCTTTTTCAAAATTGTTTATGTTGACATCTCTGGTTGATGAATACATAATTGTTTTATGAAAGTACAGTGCATAGATTATTTTCTCGTATATATCTATGTTTTTCTTATGCATGTATGCTGGTCTCGGGCTACAGCCAATGGTTTAACTATCATCTGTAATTTCTAGACGTAATTTTTACCAGATTAATCAAAAAGTGACACATTTATCAAGGGGAAAGAAATGCTTATTCACATCTCTGTTCCCATGACATCCTATGACCTACAGACTAAATGAACACTGGACATGAATGCACTTATAATAGTGTAATTTTCTTGGAATAATGCTAAATGCAAAACATGGCTCATGAATAATATCGCCTCTGTTGAATACAAGATCTAAAACTCATGTGACAGAACAGTATTTCAACCATAACATGATGTTTCCATGTCCTCGTCTGGCTCCACAGAGGAGAGGACTGGACAGCTGCCTAAATCAACGTAGTGAGTAATAATATTCACCTTTAAGGACTCACGAGCCTTGAATGCTAACCTAACATACCTTGAGAAAGCGGGTGCTGccctggaggagaagagaaaccCCTGTGTTGTTCTCTGAAGGAGGAATCTGGCACACACCGCACTTGCCATGTTGACGGAGTGATAACCGGTGACAGAACGGGGGACCGACTTCTGTGTGACACCAGTAGCCGCTTGTTTCCGGTGTTGTGTAAGGCAAAGTCGAACAGATTTGATTTCCGGTTTTTAACAAGCTTTAACTCAATGATAAATCCTCGTGTTTTTGTTAGCTTAGTATTTTCATTTACACTTGTATCCATCATAGACATATGCATTGTGTTGTGTGAAACGAAAAGATAGTTAAATAACTCATAtcaacagctagcttagctaaaTGCTATGCCAACTGACTAGTTAGTGCAACTGGAGCCCTAGCTAAGGTAGTGtagattttctttctccttaAACATCATAATAAGCTTCTGTATGGTTTTAAGTATTAACAGAGTATTGCATTATTACAGCTGTAGTCCATGGCATTGGGAATAACACCCAATTTTATCATATTTGACAGCAACACAATTGTATGATATACAaatcaaatgtgtatttaaaaactTCATATTTTACGAAATCTTCAGATGTCCGGGCTCTGCCTTTGATTAAAATGCCTGGGGGGCGTGTTCACGGAGTAACAGCGCCCCCTGCGGTGTTTACTGGCACCAGTCACAGGTCAGATGATCCGAGAGCTACATTGTAAATAGACAGCAGCGATCCGCCGTGGCCATGCCTTCGTAGCCTCTTTAAATCACCTCCAGCAGAGCAGATATTCCCCACTCGGAGACGCCCAATCTTCTGACGCcggctctctctctgtctcggcTCATTTCGGCGTGTTAAAGTGCAGATAGAAGTATGTACCGGTCTCTGTACGCCTTCCGATCCGCGGAGCCCAACTCGCTGCACTTCGCGGCCGGAGAAAGCTTCTTAATCCTGGAGAGGAGCAACAAACACTGGTGGCTGGGGTCCCGCTGCAGCTCGGGGGAGACCGGCTACATCCCAGCTTCATACATCGAGAAAATCCAGGTAAACACCTCCTCTCTGACATGGGTATGTTTCTCTGTATTTGCCCCAATGAATACAAGCTGTGACCATGTCGCAGCTCGGGGTGAAGTGAGTGAATGCGTAGTAAGGGAAGGACTGATGAGATCGAGCCCATGtaagtgtactgtatgtgctgcAGCGCAGGCCATGTTGAAGCTGACTTCTTGGTATTTTCCAGGAAAGGAGAAAATGCACGCTTGCAGAAGAAGCCATGAATTATTGGAAAGGTTGCATGATGTGGAGACTTGGCCTTCTGCACTGCAGCTGCTCACTGCGACAGAGAGGAGGTATAGGATAGGACAGGAAAGGATGGGACATGATGACAGGACAGGATGATACAGATACAGACTAGGATATGAGACAGGACAGACCCGGAGACAGAAACCCTTTGTCTTTCCTGCTCAAACTAGTATCATCTGATCCTGTGAATCTCTGTCATCACTCTCTACTATCCTTGTCATTGTTTAATAAGTAGCTGCTGCCTTCCACATAGCTGCTTTTCTCCCAGTCACACCCACAAGTGCCCTGCAGTGAGGTGACTCTGTTTTCCAAGGATCCTGAACTAGTCACAGCATGTATTTTGTGGAAACACAGACTCAGAGTAGGAatgctctctctgtgtgtctctctctcttgttgttAATGACATTGGCTGTGGAGGTTTAATGAGCCTGAATGTGAGGCCTCGCTGGGCACATGTGTCACTTGGTTAAAAGGCTCTTTTTTATGTTAGATAACTGCCCCAGTTTGTTTCAGCCCGGAGTCACACATGTCCTCGAGCCACAGTTCAGCTCGGTTTTTGCTTAAAGTTTAATAATTATGTTGATGAATATTTAATGCGCACATCCCCTGCTCCCTCTGTTTACTCTCTCCCAGGCTCCGGAGCAGGACGAGGTGCTGCAGTCTATTGACAGAGCAATCGAAGGAATCCATAATGTGGCCTTAAAAAATGGAGGCAAATATAATCTGGAGCAGAGGGATGTTCTACAGTGAGTCGCAGAGCACATAACGAACACAAGATATTATACTGACGATGAATCTGAATGTTAATCCTTATTCTCCTCCGTTGTAGAAAGTTGATCCATCACAGAAAGGAGACCCTCGCACGACGAAGTTCCTCGTCCGCGAGTCACAAACAAGGCCTCCCATCGTCCAGCAGTGAAATATCGCTCAGTCAGACCCCCCCTCCGCCCAATGGCCTTACCCGAGACTATGGACGACAGGGCAGCATGCCGTTATCAGGAAGCATGGACAATATGCAGGGAGAGCAGGGCTTTTACCAGGTAGCACACCCACATAgtgcacatttaaatgttttatatgaaGCTAATATAGAGGATCAAACATTTAGAGCTGTTATTTATACTCTTTGACACTTGTGATTCTACTTTATGcaggcataaaaaaaatcagagctTCTTGAAAGCCATTTTTTGGGGCTTTTTCTCGATTGTCCTGTTGTGACATTGTGAGCTACTGACTtattctccttctttttttaactacaGTATTTCAATAATGAATTAATAGTTTTGAGTTACTTAAAATTTTTCTGATTTCTGCTCCTCAAATGTGAAAAtcttctggtttcttttttcttctgtgacAGTAGACATGAATGTCTTTGGCTTGTGGACAAAAACAATTGgtatttttcagcattttcttacattttatggATCgtacaactaattgattaatcaagaaaatgatcGACATTTTTAATAGATAATTGGAATCttcgttagttgcagccttatattcatctccctctttctctacatGCTTCTAACTTATGTTATGGAAAGCACTCTTTGAATTGAGGTTGCTTGCTTTGTTATTTATAACCCACTAATGATCGTGTTGTGAACCTCCTACCTCATAGATGTTTGcaaacagtgtttgttgatCAGTTTATCAGAATAAGTTATATCATGTCCTGGTGAAAAATCATTCTTTGGCTTTCATGGGTAAAAGTGATATCAGGATGTTACAGAATCGAtcatgaacaacaacaaacaacttaTCAATAATGATGTCTCTTGGCAGCACCTCTCTGGAGGCAGAGTATTCAAATCTGTTCAATTTCACTTCCCTGTTCCCTCCTGCAGGTGCCTCCTCAGGCTCGACGTGCGGCTCCGatcacccctcctccccccgaGAAACAGCGAAACAGCCGGCGTTCAGGTTGGAACTCAGAgagaatcagtttttttttcttcgtatttctttatttagtttagaAATGTACAGACAATCGGTCAAACCCGTTCAGCTTTATCTACTGACATGCATATCTAATTTGCTACAAGTTTAAGACAAGGAACCTAAAAAAGAGGAAGGGCCATCACATCACCGAGTGTTGCTTTTGTGCCAGACTGTGCTGACAGCTttattgaagtctatgggagatgcATGGTCGTTAACCTACTCTCTGAAtggtgttctttcattttctggggGCCTTTCTTCATCCGACGTAGATATGTGGGCttttagtgtttttcttcttgcatctcccttagacttcaatacagctgtcaccacagtctggcaccaaaGCAGGATTCAGTGACTTAATGACCCTTCATTCATTTTTAGTTTCCTTGGTTTTAGAGACTCAAAGTAACAATCAGGCTCAATTACAATCAATTTGAACTGTGGGgttgaattaaaacatttggctttatgagtaaaaaaagtgaaaaaaagaataacagctGTCCATAAATTGTGATCTACCTTCAAAATaagtaaaaacagtaataacATGTTGTTTTGCATCATATGTAATTCTCAAAGTCTCTCCAGAAGATAAGCAGCCATTGTACAGATGAGCTATATTTTCTTGTTCAGTCTTGCAAAAAGTTATCGACATTTAACGATCAGGAGCAGCAGTGTGTATTCACAACATTACTCACGTCGTCATCACAGTTTacagtttctgctgcttttagCTGATgctacctgctgctgcagcttcgtGCTTCACAAACACGCTCTATTCTTAGTCAGGTCATTCCTGCTCGCTCTCCTGTCTGTAActagagctctctctctctctctctctctctctctctctctctctctctctctctctctcactctctctctctctctctctctctctctctctctctctctcactctctctctctctctctctctctctctctctctctctctctctctctctctctctctctctctctttcacaggAGAGCCGGACGTCCCCTCCAGAGtgtcctctctccctccgtcccCTGCACCCTCCCTCACAATCAGCACCACCTCCATAGAGTCTGGCTCCTCCCACTCACCGGTCTCATCAGATGTCAGCCTGCCAAGTGTTTCCagcaccccccctcctcccgtGCCATCCCGCGTGAAGCCCACCGCGCCACCTCTCGATGGGCCTCCCTCGGACTCCCCTCCTCAGCCAGCCCCTGGGAAGAAGAGCCCGGCTCCGCAGCCTCCCCAGCCCACCCCTCCTTCACAGCCTGTTGTGGAGGAGCTGCCGGAGAGTGAATGGCCCGTCGCCCCCCCGTCTGTCGCTGAAAGCCCTCCCGGTAGCCCCACTACCCCGGTTCCCATGACGATCGGGGCCGAGCTGATCGAGCTGGTACGGAAGAACACAAGCTTGAGTTACGAGCTGTCACGGGTCGCTGTCGGTGTGGTGGTGGGCCACCTGCAGACGGCCTTACCTCAGGCCTCGTCTGCTCTGGAGCAGGTTCTCCTCTCGCTGGTGGAGAGCAAGgtcagatttgttttcattacatCATG
It includes:
- the nckipsd gene encoding NCK-interacting protein with SH3 domain, whose protein sequence is MYRSLYAFRSAEPNSLHFAAGESFLILERSNKHWWLGSRCSSGETGYIPASYIEKIQAPEQDEVLQSIDRAIEGIHNVALKNGGKYNLEQRDVLQKLIHHRKETLARRSSSSASHKQGLPSSSSEISLSQTPPPPNGLTRDYGRQGSMPLSGSMDNMQGEQGFYQVPPQARRAAPITPPPPEKQRNSRRSGEPDVPSRVSSLPPSPAPSLTISTTSIESGSSHSPVSSDVSLPSVSSTPPPPVPSRVKPTAPPLDGPPSDSPPQPAPGKKSPAPQPPQPTPPSQPVVEELPESEWPVAPPSVAESPPGSPTTPVPMTIGAELIELVRKNTSLSYELSRVAVGVVVGHLQTALPQASSALEQVLLSLVESKDLGAGLPQGQVCHDEQRLEVIFSDLARHRDDSQQRSWALHEDHALIACYLEELLKILTDADPEVCKRLCKANDYENVQSLVSYYQMEHRVSLRLLLLKVFGAMCSLDAALISNLLNSILPMELARDLQTDTQEHQKMCYTALVLTMIFSMGEQVPYHHYEHLNASFVEFLLGVVEDGLPSDPTEQLPDIFLNLVLSFNLHHTAPSNNVIMQELKKKNVKILSEKVLLLLNRGDDPVCMFKHTPPAPHAVLKFLQDVFANRETADIFYRTDMMVMIDIAVRQISDLSPGDKLRMEYLSLMHSIMRSTDYLEHQHRLSDLQGALQRILREEEDPGEDEGSATAKQMDKLIVQQIYKEFPQISENQD